The genomic stretch TTTTCAAAGACAGCTAACGTTTTTATGATGCTTCCTATGTTCTCTTCCACCTTCCTAAAAGGCTGCTACTATTGTAATTTACTCCACAGGGCTGGGACTGGGAGGAGGCAAGTAAGGCTCAGTTTcgtaaagtttaaatttttgatgttttttgcactaatttttttattttttaaatatttcactaaAATATGATTTATCTGAATTACTGAATGTTTTAGCACCCTTCAAATTTTACACTCAAAACAAGTACCTCACTCACATCATCCTGATCCAGGTCCTgctatcccatttcacagatgaacatCGGGGCAAGGTAAGGTTAAAgatcttgtccaaggtcacaaagcccATAACCTTCACAATCATGCAGTCCTCCCTTTTGGTTCAAGAAGCTGATGGAGGGTCTCCCATACCAGAATGGGTGCAAAGGGGGCTCACCAGAAAGGTGGCAATGGCCGCTCCGGTCAGGAAGCCGGCCAGCACATCTGACCAGTGGTTGCGGTACTCGGCCACGCggaccacacccaccaggaaggcggggcacagcagggccaggcagAGCGAGGGTTTGACCAGGCGGGAGCCCTTTACGCGGAACACCAGGGTTACGTACATCTGCGGAAACCAAACCGGACCAGTCAGGGGACACAGGTAATGCAGTTGCCGAACCCAAGTGGCCGCTGCGTTTGGGGCTAGGGGGCATGGCCAGAATCCCATTGGGGCTGGAGGATGTGGTCAGGGCTCCAGGGAACAGAGCCAGAAGACAGGAGTGCAAGGGATGGAGTCATGCACTCCCAGTGGGCCCTTGCTGGGATGGGGCGTGGCCAGATCTCCAAAGAGCAAATGAGCTCTCAGGGGCAGGGTCTCCCAGGGACCAGTCACAGATGGAGAAAGGCCCTTGCTGGGCTAAGGCAAGGCTACAGAACCAGAGGGCGGAACCAGGACCTAAGCGGGCAGTCCAGGAGCTCCAGGAGGTGGAATCCCCAAACACCAGAGGATCGATGACTGGAGTAGAAGCTGAGACCCAAACTCCAGGAAAAGGAGTCAAAGCAACATGGGGTGTGGCCAGGGAAAAGCAAGGGAGAGTCAGGAAGTCCTAGCAGAGACCAAGACAATAAAGCGGGAGGGATTGAGGGCTCCATGGGGTGAAGGTAGCATCCTGGGGACATGCCTAGGCTCCAGGTACAGGGTCCTGATCCCTCAGGGCGGAGCCAACAGCTTCCATTGGGTGTGGCATTACTGGgtcaggaggcagggccagacacCAAAAGGCAGTCAACCACAGCAGATTGAGGGCATGACTAGGGTCCAAGGGGAGGAGTCAGAGCTTCCACCGGGGTAGACCCTGCCTTATGGGCGGAGTAACAGGGTCAGGGCGTGGCTTCTCCTGGGTAAGAATTAGAGGCTCCATCCAGCCCAGGGGGCCTGCCCGGCTGGGCGCCCCCCACCGCCACACCGCGCTCCCATTTGGGGGCTCACCGCTGTGTAGGTAACGGCATAGGCGCAAAGGGCAGCATCCTTGCAGGGGAACGCTCGGCGTGCAGCGGCCACCAGGTTGGGGCTGCCAGCGCAGGCACCCAGGTCGGTGACAAAGCGGTCGGGCCCTGGCCGGTCGGGTGAGGGCGGCTGGCAGCCCAGGGCCGTGTAGTTGGGGCGGCACACGGACAGGAAGTGCGGCGTGGGGTTGCCAGTCACCACCTGCCCCGCGTtggcaaagatggtggtggtgaaGAGGCCAAAGGAGTAGAcccctggggatggggtgggaaagggTTCATGTTAGGGCCGCGATGCCGCACTGGTGCCCCCGTGAGCCTCCTTGTGACTCATCTGGGCCCCTCTCTCCTTGTTCCTGTGACCACCATTCAATCCCCTAATACCATACCCCAGTAGAGCCGGGCCACCACGAtagctctctgggcctcctgcctCTGTCCCCCTGGGACTACCACTACGGCAGCAGGAGCCCTCCCCTGGGGCCCCATTAGACCTGGGTTTCCTCAACAGCATTACATCAGCATTGGACCTGTGCCTGGGACCTCCCAGGAGCATCCAGAAGGCATTCCTGGGCCTCTTCATATCTGCCCTGGACTCGCTGTGACCCAGTTGCTCACTTTTCTTCTGGGTCCCCAATAAGCCAGAGCTGAACCACCAGCCCTCTGCCTCAGGGACCACCGTTGTGGATGAGCTATGCCCCCTCCCGTCCCCCCACAACCACCCACTTTTACAGCACAGCTGGGGTCTCATCTCCCTGGGGCCCCATGGTGTCCCCCTTTTCTGACTGAGATTTTCCCTGTGGCAATTTGGGGCCCTCCTCTTACAGTTGCCGCGGTTGGCTTAGGCTCCATCCATGTCCCTAAAACCTCCATCATGCCTGGCCTGAGCCCAAGTCCCTTTTTGCCTCTGACCATCATGACCATTCTAGGCCCCTTGCCCCCTGGAATCCTGATGATGGCTGAGCCTGGCCCGTATCCCTTTGGATGGCTGAACCCTGGCCCTGTCACTCACCCAGGAAGCGGACCAGCCTCCTCAGTGGGGGGCTGAAGCGGCAGCAGGCCCCAGACACGATGGTGCTCTCCCCGATGACGGGGATGGCTGAGGGTGGTGCGGGGAAAAAGGCACGAGCCAGCTCCCCCAGCAAGATCTGTGGGTGAGACCAAAACAGGGTCTTCCTGGCCTACAAGCCCAGCCCTAGCCACCTCCccctgaccctcctgcctcctgggagggccTCCCACAGTCTACCAAGGCGACCCCCCCTCCAGTCTCACCGTGAGGGTGGGCCCAGCGGTGACCAGAGCATAGATAAGTGCAGGAGGTGCTCGGCTGGCAGCCTCAGGCCCCGGGTAGGGCTTGGCATAAGTACTGTCATAGCAGAAGAAGCCCTGGGTGTGCACAGGGAAGGTGTCCGTGAACTCCAGGCGGTAAGCAAGCAGGACCACCACGCCCAGCAGCACAGActgccacccagccagagcagagagagagacagagagaaaaagagaggaggtCAGGCCTGAACTGGGGAcatggagagagacacacacatacacacacaaacacacacacacacaaacatggagagagacagagagagaaaagggggagagagatagagagtgaTCAAGACGGAGGGAGAtgaaaagagtgagagagagagagagagagagagagatagagagagagagagagagagagagagagaggtggggaatgGGGCCAGAGAAGTGTCAGGGTTTGGGAGACACAAgtaagaaacagagaaaagagatggggatggaaacagaaagaaagagagggaagacagaaatggaggagagaggagagaagcaggaagagaaggagaaagaaaaagagaaaaggcaaagaagaaaaagggaagggaCTAGAACGTAgactagagagagaagaaaagagggaatgggattgggagggagagtgaggacaCGGCTAAAATCTGaccagagagatagagagactgGGTGGGGGAGTGACAGACAGATCACCAGGGGAAGAATTAATACTACTGGTAGGACTGACTAGCAGCTACCACAGGTATAACTCTTCCTGTGGGCAGGGGGTCATACTAACCCTCTTCTGTCAGTGAATACATTTACCTTCTAAATATGCCCATTtgacagaagaggaaattgaggctcaggagGATATGTGAGATGCCCAGAGTCCCGAAGTAAGGATGTGAAGAGTGCGATTGGAACCCTGGAAATGCTACTTCTGAGTCCAAGCCCATAAACACTTCTCAAGAGAAAGGGAATAGTATTCTCAtctccctggcccccaccccccactccccaacccccggagacagggaggaggagatcgggagagagaaggcaggccTGGAACCAGGTAGATGGAAAATTAGGGCCAGGTAGGGACCTGGCCAGGAAGAGGGACAAAGAGAGGGGGTAGAAAGACAGGTACACCCACTCCCCACTGAGGGAATGAAGGAGGTACTGGACTCCTCACCTCCACGAAGACAAAGCAGGGAATGATGGAGAAACTCCTCTTGAGCTGAGGTCTCCCTCCCgccatggtgaaggcctgggcctgtggaggtggggggaggtggggtggccagggtgtggCCAAGAGGGAAGCTCAGGTCACGGGCCCCTGGAGCCCTCTGGCCATGCCTCTGCATATCCAGggctcagccctgctcctgcccatTGGAGACACTAGCCTCCTCTGACAACCTGCTCAGCTCAGCCTGTTGGCGGGGGAACCCCAGGGATTCTCTAGTGGTTTTCACTCCCTGTAACCTACATAGGAGATTCTGACCCCATA from Eptesicus fuscus isolate TK198812 chromosome 6, DD_ASM_mEF_20220401, whole genome shotgun sequence encodes the following:
- the PLPPR2 gene encoding phospholipid phosphatase-related protein type 2, whose translation is MAGGRPQLKRSFSIIPCFVFVESVLLGVVVLLAYRLEFTDTFPVHTQGFFCYDSTYAKPYPGPEAASRAPPALIYALVTAGPTLTILLGELARAFFPAPPSAIPVIGESTIVSGACCRFSPPLRRLVRFLGVYSFGLFTTTIFANAGQVVTGNPTPHFLSVCRPNYTALGCQPPSPDRPGPDRFVTDLGACAGSPNLVAAARRAFPCKDAALCAYAVTYTAMYVTLVFRVKGSRLVKPSLCLALLCPAFLVGVVRVAEYRNHWSDVLAGFLTGAAIATFLVTCVVHNFQSRPPSGRRLSPWESLGQAPTMDSPLEKLSVAQEPEACRPHSTPARLTPSKSQNCTRRGHLIPSCASSRAPAMCSSPRVPRPRLRSEPTPLPLPLPLPAPTPSQGPSPSSPGPGGPGGGGGRGRKLLLPTPLLRDLYTLSGLYPSPFHRDNFSPYLFASRDHLL